The genome window attctttcttttattcgtaaaTATGATTCTGCATCTAAACTACTGTCACTTTGttcctaaaaatatttatcattacgTATGCTTGTATATACATCACATATACAgtctaaatattaatacagttaatgaatattttatacattgcGGCTACGAGCGAGTCGTTGCGATCTGCTATGAATAGGAGATGGTATTTTGGAAGGACTTAGTGGAGGAGTACGACCGGTTGGCCCACCAATTGCTGGCGGTAGCGAATTATGTTCTGCTACCTGAGTGGCCCATTCAGATATCCACGTGTTATTATCTCTTGAAATACtcatctttaaaataaaaaatattttatatactatcaaAGAacaattatcataattataataaacaatgtATAATTGACATACTTTAAAACTATGAATACATGCTTCATTGCTGTCTTCTTCAGTTAAAACACCAACACTAAATATCTTATCAATATCCATTCTTGCTTTTTCCTCATCTGTATAATCTTTATGAATTGTATATGTTCCTGCTTCACTAACTGCTTCATCTGATCCTCCATCAACATTACTAACATTGAAAACATCTATATCTGTTTCAGCTAGATCATCTGGGTTTACTTCCATTGTATAACTGACACTAGATAAATTGGATCCCTTAACGCTTATGGTTTTATTTCTAACATAATTTATGTTAGACACTTTTTCAGATACATTGTCAGATGAATGTTCATATTCATCATCTTGATCAATATtctttgtatataatttttcagcaTCATCATCATAATTGTTTACTTGAATTCTACTTAAATCATTTATAGTAGCAGACTTTTGTGGTACCCAATATGATGTTGCATTTGTTTTCTCTGTATAACCAAGTTCCAGTGAGAGATTCTTATAAGGAAGTTTAGGTTGTTTTGACTGTTCAAAAGATTTACTCATTGTATCttgtttattttgaaaattagatACTTTTACATTAGATTCAGACTTTTTTAAAGCATGTGATggttttaaaaatgattttgaaCCTAAAAATAAGatgatataattacaaaaaaatataaaagtcatTAATACATTACAACTGTGAaacagtaaaaatataaaaaacgatattaatattatagacaactaaaatcttttaatctagtataatataacgttttaatatcatatatgatattataatcATTAATGTTGCCAGCCTATATACTGTGAACATATCGAAAGTACTTgagaagaatattaaaaagcatAGTAAAGATGACTTCATCATGACTCATACATTACAAATATAGTCTTCCATTATATTCAGTTTGCTATTCAAAAGGAATTGTTTCCCAAtcatgataaaaatttaaacacttcagacaatatataataaatacatgtttatattatacaaaataattaaattatgctaataattaatgatacctccctatatattaatattaatgaaaaaaaatgtatatttgtaaagaaaattaattactcattttcacaattattaccatatattatattaaaaaaacatttttcaaagataaaatttataaaactcactacaaatttaattttccaacatTTAAATATGTCTTTAACTTAATGAAATTACCTAATTGTTTCAGTTTCTCTGATAATTGATCTGTTTTTCGCTTTGTGTCATCCTCACTACTGAAATAGCCTTCAGAATGTGTACTAGaaactttttgtttttgcatTAAGTTTGAAGAAACTAAAGTGCCAGgcttttttgtatttatttctacctaaaaattgaatttactttatgcatattttaagatactttaattgtttatatgtttttatataaaatatacttaccTTAGatgtagaaaaatttcttttatgtcTAGCATTATATCtctcaaataaattttgatatttagtTGTATCAATTTCCTTATTGCCAAAATCAATTGTGAAAGCTAATGGAGCTTGAGATACATAACCATCAGTAGAGTTTTCTGATGTTACTTCTACTTGTTCAGTCTTACAATCATCTTTTAGAACCTTCTCATCttgtaataattctttttctttatcttcatcgcttttttcttcttcctcttcattTGTAGACACTAGGTTATCTCCTAAATTTTTCGCGTAAATttgagaattttcaaattgtgCGTATATAATAGTATCATCACGTTTTTCGCTATcaatcgttatatttttaagggAAGACAATGAATCTTCGacatctttaatattttcgttGTCTTTTTGAATATCGTCATTAAATTCCATTGAATTGTTTGCCGAAAGTTGAGTGTCAACCTCTTTGGATGTGTTCTTTTCTACTTCCATATTCACAGCCATTGAACATTCCAATTTTAAACATCCGTAATTAGAATGGTCACGTTCTCTACGACACTACTAtctattacaattaatttataaatgccACTCCTATAATTACATCTCACTGCTTGactgtaacgtcatataaaatccaatatagtataaaatttttctgaCACATCGACacaggtgcatctattatacGCCATTGACGGCAAAAAGTGTCAACATTCATAATTACCAATGTACGGAAGGAAATGTTACCAAAATGAAACTATTATGTGACTTCTTGCAGTGGAAATTTTAGCGCGGTACGTATGAATTGCAAGcagtgtaaaataattaattaattaattaattaattaagtaaaaattacatttatttataacatcttttttaaattattcaaaactgattaatttattaagatttaattatttggaagttttaatttattttaaatgtttaaagtaTAATTACGCGGGCATGAACGATGTGTTTTAGTACTCCAAGGATAACAACCCCGTTCAAATTTCCAATTGACTATACAAGAAAGCTATGCCATCTCTGAAATCATTACAGAGATTTATATTATCCTTAATTATATAAGagaaatattacgataatgatactttatttttgtgtataaataaataatgtatagtAATTCCATACGATATGGCataatattattggttcggTATAAAACCAGGTTGATGAAATGGCGTGCTGCGTGCTATACACTATACGCTACTATATCAATGTTAATGTTTAACGTCTTTGGTTCTACGCGGTCTTCCTAGTTTATTGTATCTTGCATGACGTTAGATTTATCATTGTTAGGAGGGCGTGCAATTTTCACGATCtccatttacatattttcgtgATAATGCCAAAAAGGAAGAATCAGGCCCTTATAGATTCTGATAGTAGTGGCAGTGCATCAGAAAGTGGCTCGGACTTGGATAATGTAAATGATATAACCTTACATAAAAATCTCATATTGTATATCTTCTGTTTTACACATATAGTTAACTTCTAACATATCGAAAATTGATCAAATCAAgtttaatagtaatatatacTGTCTTAAAATACCTTCTGTACCTTTGAgacatattataaaaagaatatacaaGCAAAATTTACTTTACATAACCTGTTAGCAACTCAAAtagttcatttttaatttataaaaatttacactATTTTAAGCTTAAATAGGAAAGAATGTATATACATTCTAGTTTTTATAgtaatcataaatattttgtatgtcatatatttaacaaattattctttttattaaaaacaattgaattctaattttgaacttatatgtatatatatgtgtatatatatatatgtgtgtgtgtgttttttTGAATCAGGACTTATTATCTCTCgccaaaaaaaagaaaggcaaAGCCCAAGATGATTCTCAGTCTAATGAAGAAACTAGCACTACTAGAAAAGATAATAAACATGATTCAGACACATCAGATTCAGATGATGATTGGGGTGCAAAAActggtaaaaataaaaagaagaaagtgcCAACTAAAAGAAGTAAACGTAAAATGACAAAGTCTAGTAGTGAAGAAAGTGCCAGTGAAATAGAGCCTGAAAAAGTTTCTGAACCAGAAGAAGGTAATTAGCTGAAATCAGCaccaatattaatattttgtaaaattattttgtaattctataacattatagaataactttatatgttcAGGTGAGGTTTCGGATTCAGATGCCAGTGTTTCTGACTCTAGCCAAGAAGAATTTAACGATGGTTATGACGATAAATTAATGGGAGATGCTGAGGATCAAGCAAGACTTGCCCAAATGACAGAAAAAGAACGTgaacaagaaatttttaaacgtattGAACAACGTGAAATCATGAAAACAAGATTTgagattgaaaaaaaattaagaatggCTAAAaaacaagaattaaaaaaacaaaaggaatcgaggaagaaagaaaagagtgcAGAGGAAAAGAAAGTTGACAGAGCTCCAGATCCTAAAGAACGAAGCAAAGATCGTAAAAAGACaatagaagaaaaacaagataaaaaattccatGCAATGTCTCTTCTAAAAGCAagacgagaagaaaaaaaagaaagaggtaaaatattgaataaaatattattgtttattaaacttagatatattttatttctctttccttatttagaggagaaagaaaaacaaaggatagaacagcaacaacagcaatCAAAGGAtattgaagaagaagaattagaAGATGACCATAAAGGAGGagcaaacaaaacaaaacttAAAGCGTCTGATATTTATTCTGATGATAGTGGTTCATCAGATACTggtgaagaagaagaaactacTAAACCATCGTCTCATCGCAGATCATCTTCAAGTGACAGTAGGGATACTGATTCTGATACTGATAAAAAGTTGGTGACACTAAATCTCTTTTTCAAAAGCATTAGTTGGAgcttaatgatattaataatcaaatgTATCACTTTACAGATCTATTACTAGTAATAAAGCCAAACCGAAGAAACCAATATATGTCAGTACTAAGGAAGATCTCAACAAAATTAGATTATCTCGTCATAAAATGGAAAGATTTGTACATTTACCTTTCTTTGATAGAGTGGTACAAGGTTGTTTTGTTAGAATTG of Bombus pascuorum chromosome 6, iyBomPasc1.1, whole genome shotgun sequence contains these proteins:
- the LOC132907688 gene encoding RNA polymerase-associated protein Rtf1; translation: MPKRKNQALIDSDSSGSASESGSDLDNDLLSLAKKKKGKAQDDSQSNEETSTTRKDNKHDSDTSDSDDDWGAKTGKNKKKKVPTKRSKRKMTKSSSEESASEIEPEKVSEPEEGEVSDSDASVSDSSQEEFNDGYDDKLMGDAEDQARLAQMTEKEREQEIFKRIEQREIMKTRFEIEKKLRMAKKQELKKQKESRKKEKSAEEKKVDRAPDPKERSKDRKKTIEEKQDKKFHAMSLLKARREEKKEREEKEKQRIEQQQQQSKDIEEEELEDDHKGGANKTKLKASDIYSDDSGSSDTGEEEETTKPSSHRRSSSSDSRDTDSDTDKKSITSNKAKPKKPIYVSTKEDLNKIRLSRHKMERFVHLPFFDRVVQGCFVRIGIGNNNGKPVYRVAEISGVCETGKIYQLGGTRTNKGLKLRHGAQERVFRLEFVSNQEFTESEFFKWKETCALQGISMPTFEEVEQKLKDIKEALVYEFKEEDIEKIVREKERFKQTPYNYAMKKAQLMRERDAANCRGDDETASRLNQELSELEERASELDKMRTATISSISYINDRNRKKNVEEAEKAIMEEIKANKGKKVDDPFTRRSTKPRMVFKPEDEEISSTALVNDKASPQQTEVVAVSSEKENSQETKKKQSTEDLFNAHDFDITIDLEVPIPNNPVSVLPKPISNIKDTGPRRSLNLEDYKKKRGLI